The proteins below come from a single Candidatus Hydrogenedentota bacterium genomic window:
- the tgt gene encoding tRNA guanosine(34) transglycosylase Tgt translates to MRFCVEARDPGCAARAGRLTLPHGTVETPVFMPVGTQATVKALSSEDLELLGAEIILANAYHLYLRPGVETLRAAGGVHRFMRWDRPVLTDSGGFQVFSLSALNKVTDEGVAFQSHLDGSRHFFSPESAMDIQQGIGADVIMCLDECTEYPAPFDRAASSMRRTVAWARRCKTRWEETRDGSQALFGIVQGSTHEALRRECAEALVEIGFPGYAIGGVSVGEGKAEMAAAVAWSTAILPEDRPRYLMGVGAPDDFLTGIGLGVDMFDCVMPTRNARNGTLFTAGGRVNIKNARHARDFGPLDPGCPCPVCARYSRAYLSHLFRAGEILALRLNTLHNICFMLQLASRARSAIRQGRFREFKDAFLQSYRGEDGV, encoded by the coding sequence ATGCGTTTTTGCGTCGAGGCGCGCGACCCTGGCTGCGCCGCCCGTGCCGGGCGGCTCACGCTGCCCCACGGCACGGTGGAGACCCCGGTCTTCATGCCCGTGGGCACCCAGGCGACCGTGAAGGCCCTGAGTTCCGAGGACCTCGAGCTGCTGGGCGCGGAGATCATCCTGGCGAACGCCTATCACCTCTACCTCCGGCCCGGCGTGGAGACCCTGCGCGCCGCCGGCGGCGTCCACCGTTTCATGAGATGGGACCGCCCCGTGCTCACCGACTCCGGCGGGTTCCAGGTTTTCAGCCTGTCGGCGCTGAACAAGGTCACGGACGAGGGGGTGGCCTTTCAGAGCCACTTGGACGGTTCCCGCCACTTTTTCTCGCCGGAATCCGCCATGGACATCCAGCAGGGAATCGGCGCGGACGTCATCATGTGCCTCGACGAATGCACGGAATACCCCGCCCCCTTCGACCGGGCGGCGTCCTCCATGCGGCGCACCGTGGCGTGGGCCCGGCGCTGCAAGACGCGGTGGGAGGAGACCCGTGACGGCTCCCAGGCGCTGTTCGGCATCGTGCAGGGAAGCACCCATGAGGCCCTGCGGCGCGAGTGCGCGGAAGCCCTGGTGGAAATTGGGTTTCCGGGATACGCCATCGGCGGGGTGAGCGTGGGGGAGGGGAAGGCGGAGATGGCCGCCGCCGTGGCCTGGAGCACCGCCATCCTCCCGGAGGACCGGCCCCGCTACCTCATGGGCGTGGGCGCGCCGGACGACTTCCTGACGGGCATCGGGCTGGGCGTGGACATGTTCGACTGCGTGATGCCGACGCGCAACGCGCGCAACGGGACCCTTTTCACGGCAGGGGGAAGGGTGAACATCAAGAACGCGCGGCACGCGCGGGACTTCGGCCCCCTCGACCCCGGATGCCCGTGCCCGGTCTGCGCGCGGTACAGCCGGGCCTACCTTTCGCACCTGTTCCGGGCGGGGGAGATTCTCGCCCTGCGTCTGAATACTTTACACAACATTTGCTTTATGCTACAATTGGCGTCCCGGGCACGTTCCGCCATCCGGCAGGGGCGCTTCAGGGAGTTCAAAGACGCTTTTCTCCAGTCTTACCGCGGGGAAGATGGTGTCTGA
- a CDS encoding ThuA domain-containing protein — MRSALSLALVAVVCLTGAAAHAADPPAKMLFLSKSAGFEHSAIKQENGQPSVAEKVLTEVCKAMGIELTCTKDASLITAENLKNYKTVIFYTTGFLTEEGTDGQPPMGENGLKELLDWISAGGSFVGLHSATDSFHSKEGEVSSYIEMIGGEFDTHGQQFKGALRITSPGHPAIASLPDGWAAFEEWYINKNLNTGKMHVLALLEVGDKTRERQEKYNMPDYPIIWCRAYGQGRVLYNGLGHNDAVWEADVFKKLIADNLKWAAGEGELKADPNYDQVVPKTIEKK; from the coding sequence GCCGCCGACCCGCCCGCGAAGATGCTTTTCCTGAGCAAGTCGGCGGGATTCGAGCACAGCGCGATCAAGCAGGAGAACGGCCAGCCCAGCGTGGCGGAGAAAGTGCTCACGGAAGTGTGCAAGGCGATGGGCATTGAGCTGACATGCACCAAGGACGCCAGCCTGATCACCGCCGAGAACCTCAAGAACTACAAGACGGTGATCTTCTACACCACCGGGTTCCTGACCGAGGAGGGCACCGACGGCCAGCCCCCCATGGGCGAGAACGGCCTGAAGGAGCTGCTGGACTGGATCAGCGCGGGCGGGTCGTTTGTCGGCCTGCACTCCGCCACGGACTCCTTCCACAGCAAGGAGGGCGAGGTCAGCAGCTACATCGAGATGATTGGCGGCGAGTTTGACACCCACGGCCAGCAGTTCAAGGGCGCCCTGCGCATAACGAGTCCGGGCCATCCGGCCATTGCCAGCCTGCCCGACGGCTGGGCGGCCTTCGAGGAGTGGTACATCAACAAGAACCTGAACACCGGGAAGATGCACGTGCTGGCGCTGCTGGAGGTGGGGGACAAGACGCGCGAGCGGCAGGAAAAATACAACATGCCCGACTACCCGATCATCTGGTGCCGCGCCTACGGGCAGGGCCGTGTGCTGTACAACGGCCTCGGCCACAACGATGCCGTGTGGGAGGCCGACGTGTTCAAGAAGCTCATCGCGGACAACCTGAAGTGGGCGGCGGGGGAGGGAGAGCTGAAGGCCGACCCGAACTACGACCAGGTCGTCCCCAAAACCATCGAGAAGAAGTAA